One genomic region from Natronomonas salsuginis encodes:
- a CDS encoding universal stress protein encodes MYDSILLPTDGSERAAAALDHAIGAVDAYDASLNVISVVDRRVVLAADVDNKAAVRADLAKEAENAVTELANRAADDGVSVTTATPEGVPYREILSYASDGEIDLLVLGTHGRSGREKRLNLGSTTERVVKAADRPVLVVDIS; translated from the coding sequence ATGTATGATTCGATCCTCCTGCCAACCGACGGCAGCGAACGCGCGGCGGCGGCGTTGGACCACGCGATCGGTGCCGTAGACGCCTACGATGCGAGCTTGAACGTCATCTCGGTCGTCGATCGACGCGTCGTTCTCGCCGCCGACGTCGATAATAAAGCGGCAGTCAGAGCAGACCTCGCGAAGGAGGCCGAGAACGCGGTCACGGAGCTCGCAAACAGGGCGGCCGACGACGGCGTCTCCGTCACCACCGCGACACCGGAAGGCGTCCCATACCGAGAGATCCTCTCGTACGCGTCCGACGGGGAGATCGACCTGCTCGTGCTCGGCACTCACGGTCGATCCGGGCGCGAAAAGCGGCTCAACCTCGGCAGCACGACCGAACGCGTCGTCAAGGCCGCAGATCGGCCGGTGCTCGTCGTCGATATAAGTTAG
- a CDS encoding fumarylacetoacetate hydrolase family protein translates to MKYARIETSTGVLEGEYDDGTVRTENATYEPDEYELLAPCEPSVFYCVGRNFGEKVEQMDYEVPDEPDFFIKPPVSLHDPETPIPYPSFSSEFTYAGELAAVIDTECKNVSEDEVDDVVRGYTILNDLDCLDQERRTARKAFDSSGPLGPVIADVEPVGLEMTTHINGELRQEDNTENMFNKPRETISFLSERFTFKPGDVISFGSPANPGLLEPGDEIEIHYEKIGTLRNTVE, encoded by the coding sequence ATGAAGTACGCACGCATCGAAACGTCCACGGGCGTTCTCGAAGGTGAGTACGACGACGGAACCGTTCGCACCGAAAACGCGACCTACGAACCGGACGAGTACGAACTGCTCGCACCCTGTGAGCCGTCCGTCTTCTACTGCGTCGGCCGGAACTTCGGCGAGAAGGTCGAACAGATGGACTACGAGGTTCCCGACGAGCCAGACTTCTTCATCAAACCTCCGGTGTCGCTACACGACCCGGAGACGCCGATCCCGTACCCGAGTTTCTCCTCGGAGTTCACCTACGCCGGCGAGTTGGCCGCCGTTATCGATACGGAGTGTAAAAACGTCTCCGAAGACGAGGTCGACGACGTGGTTCGCGGGTACACGATCTTGAACGATCTCGACTGCCTTGACCAGGAGCGCCGGACCGCGAGGAAGGCGTTCGATTCGTCCGGTCCGCTCGGGCCGGTCATCGCCGACGTCGAACCGGTCGGGCTCGAGATGACGACGCACATCAACGGCGAACTCCGCCAGGAGGATAACACCGAGAACATGTTCAACAAGCCGCGCGAGACGATCTCGTTTCTCTCCGAGCGGTTCACGTTCAAACCGGGCGACGTGATCAGTTTCGGCAGTCCGGCGAATCCGGGGCTGCTCGAACCCGGCGACGAGATCGAGATCCACTACGAGAAGATCGGCACGCTCCGAAACACCGTCGAATAG
- a CDS encoding MmgE/PrpD family protein, whose translation MHTPEWLPFVDETDRPDEPFVERAARWAIDLSYREIPKPVRGAATIQLTSSVGAALWTRMQPVGARIERVITTGTSTRSETATFLGGKQLPPAETACGNAALSGALEFDGRLLGGTTSPSCVFVPLAYAETTDADGADLLVAQIAANEITARLGAAAAVGPFGGPNAAWMHAVGAAVGRGVLEGDGLETLADAISIAVSAPSRPIERAVLGSDVGVWTIGRSIQTGIAALDGARAGLSGRRDVVEAAAGLLKSVSPHPAEAYLSALGSRWHTETLSVAAAPGTPSVAAATEAGLEIRSQFDRGRTTIDRVDVYGPHAMASANEGARQYLGDGQTPTAALVRSVPDAVARTLVTGETVPGQIDRDDERGAVERVRERIRVHHDPDITLAALRSAVPEGVEFETVTGSVAAHVAKALGPARALRNAPTVFRTGRRLETPPRTSEFERHIGARVVVRTADGRAFEATVARPPGSAGVPPAEIRAVARSKCRKALEALGCSEPNARTRTDRLLTIDEAGRVRIDRLLGEPATRGIAGNENT comes from the coding sequence ATGCATACGCCCGAGTGGCTCCCGTTCGTCGACGAGACGGATCGCCCCGACGAGCCGTTCGTCGAGCGCGCCGCCCGGTGGGCGATCGACCTCTCCTACCGTGAGATACCCAAACCGGTCAGAGGCGCGGCGACAATCCAGCTAACGAGCAGCGTCGGGGCGGCGCTCTGGACGCGGATGCAGCCGGTCGGCGCGCGGATCGAGCGAGTGATCACAACGGGAACGTCGACCCGATCGGAGACCGCGACGTTTCTGGGCGGCAAACAACTACCGCCCGCGGAGACGGCCTGCGGCAACGCGGCGCTGTCGGGGGCGCTCGAATTCGACGGCCGTCTCCTCGGTGGAACGACCAGCCCGAGTTGCGTGTTCGTCCCGCTCGCGTACGCGGAGACGACGGACGCCGACGGGGCGGACCTCCTCGTCGCCCAGATCGCCGCGAACGAGATCACCGCGCGCCTCGGGGCTGCGGCGGCTGTCGGCCCGTTCGGGGGGCCGAACGCCGCGTGGATGCACGCCGTGGGTGCGGCGGTCGGTCGCGGAGTTCTCGAAGGCGACGGCCTGGAGACGCTGGCCGATGCGATCTCGATCGCCGTGAGCGCACCGTCGCGACCGATCGAGAGAGCGGTACTCGGTTCCGATGTGGGCGTGTGGACGATCGGTAGATCGATTCAGACCGGAATCGCCGCCCTCGACGGCGCTCGAGCAGGACTGAGCGGGCGACGCGACGTTGTCGAGGCGGCGGCCGGCCTGTTGAAGAGCGTTTCACCGCACCCGGCGGAAGCGTACCTCTCGGCGCTCGGTTCGCGGTGGCACACGGAGACGCTGAGCGTGGCCGCCGCTCCGGGAACCCCTTCGGTCGCCGCAGCGACGGAGGCCGGACTCGAGATCCGCAGCCAGTTCGATCGTGGGCGGACGACGATCGACCGGGTCGACGTCTACGGACCGCACGCGATGGCCTCGGCGAACGAAGGCGCGAGACAGTATCTCGGCGACGGGCAGACGCCGACCGCCGCGCTGGTCCGTTCGGTGCCGGACGCGGTCGCGCGAACGCTCGTGACGGGCGAGACGGTTCCGGGGCAGATCGATCGGGACGACGAACGGGGGGCCGTCGAGCGAGTCAGAGAACGCATACGGGTACACCACGACCCTGATATAACGCTCGCCGCGCTCCGGTCGGCCGTTCCAGAGGGCGTCGAGTTCGAGACGGTGACGGGGTCGGTCGCGGCCCACGTGGCGAAAGCCCTCGGTCCCGCACGCGCGCTCCGGAACGCGCCGACGGTGTTCCGGACTGGACGCCGGCTCGAGACGCCGCCGCGGACGAGCGAGTTCGAACGGCACATCGGCGCCCGAGTCGTCGTTCGAACGGCGGACGGGCGCGCGTTCGAGGCGACGGTGGCTCGTCCCCCTGGCTCGGCGGGTGTGCCGCCGGCCGAGATTCGCGCCGTCGCCCGCTCGAAGTGCCGAAAGGCGCTTGAAGCGCTCGGGTGTTCGGAACCCAACGCACGGACGCGAACCGATCGGTTGTTGACGATCGACGAGGCGGGACGCGTGCGGATTGATCGGCTACTCGGTGAGCCGGCGACACGGGGCATCGCCGGCAATGAGAACACGTAA
- a CDS encoding SOS response-associated peptidase, which produces MCGRYSLFASEEALESRFGATFEFDFEPRYNAAPGQSLPVVTDEAPDRIRRSEWGLVPQWADDETERYINARSETVARKPAFANSYEQRRCLVPADGFYEWTETENGKRPYRVAFEDDRPFAMAGLYERWTPTTEQTGLGDFTNDGVDLSGVEPIQTFTVLTTEPNGVVEPLHHRMAVILDPEDETRWLDGEDVPFDPAPSDGFHAYPVSTSVNNPANDGPELVRPVDG; this is translated from the coding sequence ATGTGTGGCCGGTACAGCCTCTTCGCTTCGGAGGAAGCCCTCGAGTCGCGGTTCGGCGCGACGTTCGAGTTCGATTTTGAGCCGCGGTACAACGCCGCACCGGGACAATCGCTCCCCGTCGTCACGGACGAGGCACCCGACCGCATCCGGCGGTCAGAGTGGGGGCTCGTTCCACAGTGGGCCGACGACGAGACGGAACGCTATATCAACGCTCGATCGGAGACCGTCGCCCGAAAGCCGGCGTTCGCCAACTCCTATGAGCAACGGCGCTGTCTCGTCCCTGCAGACGGCTTCTACGAGTGGACGGAAACCGAGAACGGAAAGCGGCCGTATCGCGTCGCGTTCGAGGACGACCGCCCGTTCGCGATGGCGGGCCTCTACGAACGCTGGACGCCGACGACCGAACAGACCGGACTCGGCGACTTCACGAACGACGGCGTCGACTTGAGCGGCGTCGAGCCCATACAAACGTTCACCGTGTTGACGACGGAACCGAACGGGGTCGTCGAGCCGCTCCACCATCGGATGGCAGTCATTCTCGACCCGGAAGACGAGACGAGGTGGCTCGACGGCGAGGATGTACCGTTCGATCCCGCACCCAGCGACGGATTCCACGCGTATCCAGTCTCGACGTCTGTGAACAATCCGGCGAACGACGGGCCGGAACTGGTCCGACCCGTCGACGGATGA